One genomic segment of Suricata suricatta isolate VVHF042 chromosome 16, meerkat_22Aug2017_6uvM2_HiC, whole genome shotgun sequence includes these proteins:
- the TOX3 gene encoding TOX high mobility group box family member 3 isoform X2: MDVRFYPAAAGDPAGLDFAQCLGYYGYSKFGNNNNYMTMAEANSAFFAASETFHTPSLGDEEFEIPPITPPPESDPALGMPDVLLPFQGLSDPLPSQGSEFTPQFPPQSLDLPSITISRNLVEQDGVLHGSGLHMDQSHTQVAQYRQDHSLIMRSIVHMTDAARSGVVPPTQLTTINQSQLSAQLGLNLGGASMPHTSPSPPASKSATPSPSSSINEEDADESNRAIGEKRAAPDSGKKPKTPKKKKKKDPNEPQKPVSAYALFFRDTQAAIKGQNPNATFGEVSKIVASMWDSLGEEQKQVYKRKTEAAKKEYLKALAAYRASLVSKAAAESAEAQTIRSVQQTLASTNLTSSLLLNPPLSQHGTVSASPQTLQQSLPRSIAPKPLPMRLPMNQIVTSVTIAANMPSNIGAPLISSMGTTLVGSAASAQVSPSVQTQQQHMQRQQQQLQQHQMQQQLQQQMQQQHFQHHLQQHLQQQHLQQQLQQQLQQQLQLQQLQQHLQHPPQPSPRQPSPVTSQMTSPIPAIGSPQPASQQHQSQIQSQPQTPVLSQVSIF, encoded by the exons ACATTCCATACGCCAAGCCTCGGGGATGAGGAGTTTGAAATCCCCCCTATCACGCCTCCTCCAGAGTCCGACCCTGCCCTGGGCATGCCCGATGTTCTTCTACCCTTTCAAGGCCTCAGCGATCCGTTGCCTTCCCAGGGAAGTGAATTCACCCCCCAGTTTCCCCCTCAAAGCCTGGATCTTCCTTCCATCACAATCTCAAGAAATCTCGTGGAACAAGATGGCGTGCTTCATGGCAGTGGGTTGCATATG GACCAGAGCCACACACAAGTGGCGCAGTACCGTCAGGACCACTCCTTGATCATGAGGTCCATTGTCCACATGACTGACGCTGCTCGCTCTGGGGTCGTGCCTCCCACTCAGCTCACCACCATCAACCAGTCTCAGCTCAGCGCCCAGCTGGGGTTAAATTTGGGAGGTGCCAGCATGCCTCACACGTCTCCTTCACCTCCAGCGAGCAAATCGGCGACGCCCTCCCCTTCCAGCTCCATCAATGAAGAGGATGCTGATGAATCTAACAGA GCCATTGGAGAGAAAAGAGCTGCTCCAGATTCTGGCAAGAAGCCCAAgactccaaagaaaaagaaaaagaaagatcccAATGAGCCCCAGAAGCCAGTGTCAGCATATGCCCTGTTTTTCAGAGACACACAGGCTGCAATTAAAGGTCAAAACCCCAATGCAACCTTCGGAGAGGTCTCAAAAATCGTAGCATCTATGTGGGACAGCCTTGGAGAAGAACAAAAACAG GTTTATAAGAGGAAAACGGAAGCTGCCAAAAAGGAATACCTGAAGGCCCTGGCCGCGTATAGGGCCAGCCTCGTTTCTAAG GCTGCTGCCGAATCAGCAGAAGCCCAGACCATTCGCTCTGTTCAGCAGACCCTGGCGTCCACCAATCTGACATCCTCACTTCTTCTCAACCCTCCGCTGTCGCAGCACGGGACCGTATCGGCCTCACCTCAGACTCTGCAGCAGTCGCTCCCCAGGTCCATCGCCCCCAAGCCCCTACCCATGAGACTCCCCATGAACCAGATCGTCACGTCGGTCACCATCGCCGCCAACATGCCCTCGAACATTGGGGCCCCGCTGATAAGCTCCATGGGGACGACCCTGGTGGGCTCAGCGGCCTCGGCCCAGGTGAGCCCTTCGGTGCAAACCCAGCAGCAGCACATGcagaggcagcagcagcagctccagcAGCACCAAATGCAGCAGCAGCTCCAGCAGCAGATGCAGCAGCAGCAtttccagcaccacctgcagcagcacctgcagcagcagcacctgcagcagcagctgcaacagcagctgcagcagcagctccagctgcagcagctgcagcagcacCTGCAGCACCCGCCTCAGCCCTCTCCTCGGCAGCCCTCCCCGGTCACCTCCCAGATGACGTCCCCCATCCCCGCCATCGGGAGCCCACAGCCGGCCTCTCAGCAGCACCAGTCACAGATACAGTCTCAGCCACAGACTCCGGTACTGTCACAGGTCAGTATTTTCTGA
- the TOX3 gene encoding TOX high mobility group box family member 3 isoform X1: MDVRFYPAAAGDPAGLDFAQCLGYYGYSKFGNNNNYMTMAEANSAFFAASEQTFHTPSLGDEEFEIPPITPPPESDPALGMPDVLLPFQGLSDPLPSQGSEFTPQFPPQSLDLPSITISRNLVEQDGVLHGSGLHMDQSHTQVAQYRQDHSLIMRSIVHMTDAARSGVVPPTQLTTINQSQLSAQLGLNLGGASMPHTSPSPPASKSATPSPSSSINEEDADESNRAIGEKRAAPDSGKKPKTPKKKKKKDPNEPQKPVSAYALFFRDTQAAIKGQNPNATFGEVSKIVASMWDSLGEEQKQVYKRKTEAAKKEYLKALAAYRASLVSKAAAESAEAQTIRSVQQTLASTNLTSSLLLNPPLSQHGTVSASPQTLQQSLPRSIAPKPLPMRLPMNQIVTSVTIAANMPSNIGAPLISSMGTTLVGSAASAQVSPSVQTQQQHMQRQQQQLQQHQMQQQLQQQMQQQHFQHHLQQHLQQQHLQQQLQQQLQQQLQLQQLQQHLQHPPQPSPRQPSPVTSQMTSPIPAIGSPQPASQQHQSQIQSQPQTPVLSQVSIF, translated from the exons cAGACATTCCATACGCCAAGCCTCGGGGATGAGGAGTTTGAAATCCCCCCTATCACGCCTCCTCCAGAGTCCGACCCTGCCCTGGGCATGCCCGATGTTCTTCTACCCTTTCAAGGCCTCAGCGATCCGTTGCCTTCCCAGGGAAGTGAATTCACCCCCCAGTTTCCCCCTCAAAGCCTGGATCTTCCTTCCATCACAATCTCAAGAAATCTCGTGGAACAAGATGGCGTGCTTCATGGCAGTGGGTTGCATATG GACCAGAGCCACACACAAGTGGCGCAGTACCGTCAGGACCACTCCTTGATCATGAGGTCCATTGTCCACATGACTGACGCTGCTCGCTCTGGGGTCGTGCCTCCCACTCAGCTCACCACCATCAACCAGTCTCAGCTCAGCGCCCAGCTGGGGTTAAATTTGGGAGGTGCCAGCATGCCTCACACGTCTCCTTCACCTCCAGCGAGCAAATCGGCGACGCCCTCCCCTTCCAGCTCCATCAATGAAGAGGATGCTGATGAATCTAACAGA GCCATTGGAGAGAAAAGAGCTGCTCCAGATTCTGGCAAGAAGCCCAAgactccaaagaaaaagaaaaagaaagatcccAATGAGCCCCAGAAGCCAGTGTCAGCATATGCCCTGTTTTTCAGAGACACACAGGCTGCAATTAAAGGTCAAAACCCCAATGCAACCTTCGGAGAGGTCTCAAAAATCGTAGCATCTATGTGGGACAGCCTTGGAGAAGAACAAAAACAG GTTTATAAGAGGAAAACGGAAGCTGCCAAAAAGGAATACCTGAAGGCCCTGGCCGCGTATAGGGCCAGCCTCGTTTCTAAG GCTGCTGCCGAATCAGCAGAAGCCCAGACCATTCGCTCTGTTCAGCAGACCCTGGCGTCCACCAATCTGACATCCTCACTTCTTCTCAACCCTCCGCTGTCGCAGCACGGGACCGTATCGGCCTCACCTCAGACTCTGCAGCAGTCGCTCCCCAGGTCCATCGCCCCCAAGCCCCTACCCATGAGACTCCCCATGAACCAGATCGTCACGTCGGTCACCATCGCCGCCAACATGCCCTCGAACATTGGGGCCCCGCTGATAAGCTCCATGGGGACGACCCTGGTGGGCTCAGCGGCCTCGGCCCAGGTGAGCCCTTCGGTGCAAACCCAGCAGCAGCACATGcagaggcagcagcagcagctccagcAGCACCAAATGCAGCAGCAGCTCCAGCAGCAGATGCAGCAGCAGCAtttccagcaccacctgcagcagcacctgcagcagcagcacctgcagcagcagctgcaacagcagctgcagcagcagctccagctgcagcagctgcagcagcacCTGCAGCACCCGCCTCAGCCCTCTCCTCGGCAGCCCTCCCCGGTCACCTCCCAGATGACGTCCCCCATCCCCGCCATCGGGAGCCCACAGCCGGCCTCTCAGCAGCACCAGTCACAGATACAGTCTCAGCCACAGACTCCGGTACTGTCACAGGTCAGTATTTTCTGA